The following are from one region of the Streptomyces fradiae genome:
- a CDS encoding NAD-dependent epimerase/dehydratase family protein has translation MREYGLRTEIPPLNPAPRTVLLTGAAGGVGTLMRELLPAHGYTIRSLDMVPVPGAPDAILADLADRAALREAVRGVDAVIHLAGISLEADFDKIVAANIVGLQHLYEAVREEGVPRVLFASSNHAVGFTPRPRPGEPPLPTDIPHRPDTHYGLSKAFGEDLAQFYWDKHGVETVSVRIGSCFPEPTSVRMLSLWLSPGDCARLFHAALSAPGVGHTVVYGASANTREWWDLSSARALGYEPKDDSEAWAEKIVSEHGLPAPGSADDRYLGGHFCENPPRWPY, from the coding sequence ATGCGTGAATACGGTCTACGGACGGAGATCCCTCCCTTGAACCCCGCACCCCGCACCGTCCTGCTCACCGGGGCCGCCGGCGGCGTCGGCACCCTCATGCGCGAACTGCTGCCCGCCCACGGCTACACGATCCGGTCGCTCGACATGGTCCCGGTCCCCGGCGCGCCGGACGCGATCCTCGCCGACCTCGCCGACCGCGCGGCGCTGCGGGAGGCCGTGCGCGGCGTCGACGCCGTGATCCACCTCGCCGGAATCTCCCTGGAGGCCGACTTCGACAAGATCGTCGCGGCCAACATCGTGGGGCTCCAGCACCTCTACGAGGCGGTACGGGAGGAGGGCGTCCCCCGGGTCCTCTTCGCGTCCAGCAACCACGCCGTCGGCTTCACGCCCCGGCCGCGCCCCGGCGAGCCGCCGCTCCCGACCGACATCCCGCACCGGCCCGACACCCACTACGGCCTGTCCAAGGCCTTCGGCGAGGACCTGGCGCAGTTCTACTGGGACAAGCACGGCGTCGAGACCGTCTCGGTGCGGATCGGCTCCTGCTTCCCCGAGCCCACCTCGGTGCGGATGCTGTCCCTGTGGCTCAGCCCCGGCGACTGCGCCCGGCTGTTCCACGCGGCGCTGAGCGCGCCGGGGGTCGGCCACACCGTGGTCTACGGCGCCTCCGCCAACACCCGCGAGTGGTGGGACCTCTCCTCTGCCCGCGCACTCGGCTACGAGCCGAAGGACGACTCCGAGGCCTGGGCCGAGAAGATCGTCTCGGAGCACGGCCTGCCGGCCCCCGGCAGCGCCGACGACCGCTATCTGGGCGGCCACTTCTGCGAGAACCCGCCGCGCTGGCCGTACTGA
- a CDS encoding DUF2867 domain-containing protein, protein MSGTRTVRNVHQRVVEASAETVGALLDRLSAPDDPLFPTPVWPAMVLDRPLGVGADGGHGRVRYRVGAHEPGRSVRFDTTGDGLGTGYHRFDVEPLGPGRCRISHVLEVTMGARAFALFKLAIEPVHDTMVEEAFDNAERAVLGGDLPHPPARRPVRALLVNRLLWARPATVPVPPEAALLHAAVPAPDYADAYRMPLPPGMPRGPLAWRQVLPFPVRGVSDTELMLGKDASHLDFRASVVIGEDAVTLATAVRLHNTRGRLYFAVVRRVHPLLTRLILRRAHRRIAFGARPAGERNRVPATGDQRSAASASRTSARSASDARPA, encoded by the coding sequence ATGTCCGGAACGCGCACGGTACGCAACGTCCACCAGAGGGTCGTCGAGGCCTCCGCCGAGACCGTCGGCGCCCTCCTCGACCGGCTCTCCGCGCCGGACGACCCGCTCTTCCCGACGCCCGTCTGGCCCGCGATGGTGCTCGACCGTCCGCTCGGCGTCGGCGCCGACGGCGGCCACGGCCGGGTCCGCTACCGGGTCGGCGCCCACGAGCCCGGCCGCTCGGTCCGCTTCGACACCACCGGCGACGGCCTCGGCACCGGCTATCACCGCTTCGACGTCGAGCCGCTCGGTCCCGGCCGCTGCCGGATCTCCCACGTCCTCGAAGTGACCATGGGGGCCCGGGCGTTCGCCCTCTTCAAGCTGGCGATCGAGCCCGTGCACGACACGATGGTCGAGGAGGCCTTCGACAACGCCGAGCGGGCCGTGCTCGGCGGCGACCTGCCCCACCCGCCGGCCCGCCGCCCGGTCCGCGCCCTCCTGGTCAACCGCCTGCTCTGGGCGCGGCCGGCCACCGTGCCCGTACCGCCGGAGGCCGCGCTGCTGCACGCCGCCGTCCCGGCCCCCGACTACGCCGACGCCTACCGGATGCCGCTCCCGCCCGGCATGCCCCGCGGCCCGCTGGCCTGGCGGCAGGTGCTGCCGTTCCCGGTCCGCGGTGTGTCGGACACCGAGCTGATGCTCGGCAAGGACGCCTCGCACCTGGACTTCCGCGCCTCGGTGGTGATCGGCGAGGACGCGGTGACCCTGGCCACCGCCGTACGGCTGCACAACACGCGCGGCCGGCTCTACTTCGCGGTCGTCCGCCGCGTCCACCCGCTGCTGACCCGGCTGATCCTGCGCCGGGCGCACCGCCGTATCGCCTTCGGGGCCCGCCCGGCCGGCGAGCGCAACCGGGTCCCGGCGACCGGGGATCAGCGCAGCGCGGCCAGCGCCTCCCGGACCTCCGCCAGATCGGCGTCGGACGCCAGGCCCGCGTGA
- a CDS encoding 5-dehydro-4-deoxyglucarate dehydratase — MTTPPLADRLDGLLFFPVTAFGPDGAVDLDVFRAHVRAGIDAGAGAVFACCGTGEFHALTPEEFRDCVAAAVDEAAGRVPVLAGAGYGTALAIRYARLAEEAGADGLLAMPPYLVVADQAGLLRHYTELAAATRLDVIVYQRDNAILTPDTAVALARTPGVIGLKDGYGDLDLMQRIVSAVRSAGLGLRYFNGLPTAELTGLAYRGIGVTLYSSAVFCFAPDIALAFHRALTTGDDATAERLIDAFYRPLVELRSRGRGYAVSLVKAAVRMNGLDVGEVRPPLSEPHPEHLKELAVILDRGRAALAEGTR, encoded by the coding sequence GTGACCACACCCCCGCTCGCCGACCGGCTCGACGGACTGCTCTTCTTCCCCGTCACCGCCTTCGGTCCGGACGGCGCCGTCGACCTCGACGTCTTCCGCGCCCACGTGCGCGCCGGGATCGACGCCGGCGCGGGCGCCGTCTTCGCCTGCTGCGGCACCGGCGAGTTCCACGCCCTGACCCCCGAGGAGTTCCGCGACTGCGTGGCCGCCGCCGTCGACGAGGCCGCCGGCCGGGTCCCCGTGCTCGCCGGCGCGGGCTACGGCACCGCCCTCGCGATCCGCTACGCCCGGCTCGCCGAGGAGGCCGGCGCCGACGGACTGCTCGCCATGCCCCCGTACCTCGTCGTCGCCGACCAGGCCGGGCTGCTCCGCCACTACACCGAACTCGCCGCCGCCACCCGGCTCGACGTCATCGTCTACCAGCGCGACAACGCGATCCTCACCCCCGACACGGCCGTCGCGCTCGCCCGCACCCCCGGCGTCATCGGCCTCAAGGACGGCTACGGCGACCTCGACCTGATGCAGCGGATCGTCAGCGCCGTCCGCTCCGCCGGCCTCGGCCTGCGCTACTTCAACGGCCTGCCCACCGCCGAACTCACCGGCCTCGCCTACCGGGGCATCGGCGTCACCCTCTACTCCTCCGCCGTCTTCTGCTTCGCCCCCGACATCGCCCTCGCCTTCCACCGCGCGCTGACCACCGGCGACGACGCCACCGCCGAGCGCCTCATCGACGCCTTCTACCGCCCGCTCGTCGAACTGCGCTCGCGCGGCCGCGGCTACGCCGTCTCCCTGGTCAAGGCGGCGGTCCGGATGAACGGTCTGGACGTCGGCGAGGTCCGCCCGCCGCTGAGCGAGCCGCACCCCGAGCATCTGAAGGAGCTCGCCGTGATCCTCGACCGCGGCCGGGCCGCGCTCGCGGAGGGGACGCGGTGA
- a CDS encoding AraC family transcriptional regulator encodes MGGSSFRTRDVDEAREEIDARYYANFMDVIDTRGRPFAARFDTVGLGPLMIGDLGCGADVRMRFGELGAFHLNAPQSGTMELRQGRSGRRLLATPEEAVLLDPSGDTCLDRWSGDCRTLSVKIDAAALRDRLEGLLGRSPDRRLALEPRLDITRGPGLSWVTFARQVAAGALAGDGLATHELVSRPLQEALLNGLLLAAEHPWRDELADPAGPVRPAPVKRATDAVRARPEHPFTTSELAALARVSVRRLQESFRQYVGMSPMAYVREVRLERVHEELRAGDPDGLSVGEVAWRWGFTHPGRFAAQYRARFGETPSRTLRG; translated from the coding sequence GTGGGTGGGAGCTCTTTCCGGACGCGGGACGTGGACGAGGCGCGCGAGGAGATCGACGCGCGCTATTACGCCAACTTCATGGATGTGATCGACACGCGCGGCCGGCCCTTCGCGGCCCGCTTCGACACCGTCGGCCTCGGTCCGCTGATGATCGGCGACCTCGGCTGCGGGGCCGACGTCCGGATGCGCTTCGGCGAGCTCGGCGCCTTCCATCTCAACGCCCCGCAGAGCGGCACCATGGAGCTGCGCCAGGGTCGGAGCGGGCGCCGATTGCTCGCCACCCCGGAGGAGGCGGTGCTGCTCGACCCGTCGGGCGACACCTGTCTCGACCGCTGGAGCGGGGACTGCCGCACCCTTTCGGTCAAGATCGACGCGGCGGCGCTGCGGGACCGTCTGGAGGGGCTGCTCGGGCGCTCCCCGGACCGCAGGCTGGCCCTCGAGCCGCGCCTCGACATCACCCGGGGGCCCGGACTGAGCTGGGTGACCTTCGCCCGGCAGGTGGCCGCCGGGGCGCTCGCCGGGGACGGTCTCGCCACCCACGAGCTGGTGTCACGCCCGCTCCAGGAGGCGCTGCTCAACGGGCTGCTGCTCGCCGCCGAGCACCCCTGGCGGGACGAGCTCGCGGACCCCGCGGGGCCGGTCAGGCCCGCGCCGGTGAAGCGGGCCACGGACGCGGTCCGGGCCCGCCCCGAGCACCCCTTCACCACCTCCGAGCTCGCGGCCCTCGCCCGGGTGAGCGTGCGCCGGCTCCAGGAGTCCTTCCGGCAGTACGTGGGGATGTCGCCGATGGCGTACGTGCGCGAGGTGCGCCTGGAGCGGGTCCACGAGGAGCTCCGGGCGGGCGACCCGGACGGGCTGAGCGTCGGCGAGGTGGCCTGGCGCTGGGGCTTCACCCACCCGGGCCGCTTCGCGGCCCAGTACCGGGCCCGGTTCGGCGAGACGCCCTCGCGCACCCTGCGCGGCTGA